One window of Candidatus Binataceae bacterium genomic DNA carries:
- a CDS encoding alkaline phosphatase family protein produces the protein MAKVDRRGAIFARRGRRIARLYLALGVLGLLLPSIQGCGRSGSGSSTVTPTATTSPSPTPSPAPTPAGLGNVNHIIIFMQENHSFDNYLGTLPYVQGSPYHAPANPQVGCPANDSQCVDGLSCSGTTASGLVCSNSNYNSSAQLVTAQHMPDECGNGIDPSHEWVDMHFKANYCDPNSTTILGNGFVAWNQNASEVMDYYDARDLPYYYALAQTFAISDRQFASLVGPTLPDRMYAMAATSFGHDTTNTPDDYTNGPPGYQPITGSIFDLLDEANQGWNEFYECDAIGTPPVPYAQLFRYGNFPNYVHLTQPSSGQLYPQWAAVTGANGGQCNLPPVTYVSLYHTEHGTDDVRAGQYDASVIINDLRDGPCWKDSVLFLTYDEGGGYYDHATPPFAPSPDGIPPGLCADKSNPAGGSEIPGGGANCSASLQQRVKLSGYLQAGQAPADFNQLGFRVPLIAISPFAKPSYVSHVVGDHTSILRLIEERFLGGKHLNRRDAAMSDLSDLFDFVNAPSKNAIISVAAPTPATTDCNAPVTQPPQSCALLASPLPTPSAPTPTPSVVPTTAICPFPTPTAGP, from the coding sequence GTGGCTAAGGTTGATCGTCGTGGGGCAATATTCGCTCGGCGCGGTCGGCGCATTGCGCGACTTTACCTGGCGCTTGGGGTGCTGGGGCTATTATTGCCGAGCATTCAAGGCTGCGGCCGCTCGGGCAGCGGCTCATCCACTGTCACTCCGACGGCGACCACCAGCCCCTCACCGACTCCCAGTCCGGCCCCTACTCCCGCCGGTTTGGGCAACGTCAATCACATCATCATCTTCATGCAGGAGAATCACTCCTTCGACAATTATCTGGGTACTTTGCCCTACGTACAGGGTAGCCCCTACCACGCTCCGGCCAACCCGCAAGTGGGATGTCCCGCCAACGACAGCCAATGCGTGGACGGTTTAAGTTGCAGCGGAACCACCGCCAGCGGGTTGGTCTGCAGCAATTCCAACTACAACTCTTCGGCCCAGCTCGTGACTGCCCAGCACATGCCCGACGAATGCGGCAATGGGATCGATCCATCTCACGAATGGGTAGACATGCACTTCAAGGCGAATTACTGCGATCCCAATTCGACTACGATCCTGGGAAATGGCTTCGTGGCCTGGAACCAGAACGCCTCGGAGGTGATGGATTATTACGATGCTCGGGACCTACCCTATTACTATGCGTTAGCCCAAACTTTTGCGATCAGCGATCGCCAATTCGCTTCGCTGGTGGGACCGACTCTGCCAGATCGAATGTACGCAATGGCGGCGACCTCCTTCGGTCACGACACCACTAATACGCCAGATGACTACACCAACGGACCGCCGGGCTACCAGCCGATTACGGGCAGCATCTTCGACTTGCTCGACGAGGCCAACCAGGGGTGGAACGAATTCTATGAATGCGACGCCATCGGGACTCCGCCGGTGCCTTACGCGCAGTTGTTCCGCTACGGCAATTTTCCCAACTACGTGCACCTCACCCAACCCTCCAGTGGTCAGCTTTATCCCCAATGGGCCGCGGTTACGGGTGCCAATGGCGGCCAATGTAATCTGCCGCCAGTCACTTACGTCAGCCTCTACCATACCGAGCACGGCACCGATGACGTACGCGCGGGTCAGTATGACGCCTCGGTTATCATCAACGACCTGCGCGACGGGCCATGCTGGAAGGACTCGGTCCTGTTTCTGACTTACGACGAAGGCGGCGGCTATTACGATCATGCGACCCCGCCGTTCGCGCCCTCGCCCGACGGTATTCCGCCAGGCCTGTGCGCCGATAAATCCAATCCGGCGGGCGGTTCGGAAATTCCCGGCGGCGGTGCCAACTGCTCGGCCAGCCTGCAGCAGCGGGTCAAGTTAAGCGGCTATCTGCAAGCCGGACAGGCGCCCGCGGACTTCAATCAACTGGGTTTCCGGGTGCCGCTGATCGCGATTTCGCCCTTCGCCAAGCCCAGCTATGTCTCTCATGTGGTGGGCGACCACACCTCGATCTTGCGTCTGATCGAGGAGCGCTTTTTGGGTGGCAAGCATCTGAACCGGCGCGACGCCGCGATGAGTGATCTGTCCGATCTGTTCGACTTCGTCAATGCGCCCTCCAAAAACGCAATAATCAGCGTGGCCGCGCCCACGCCTGCCACGACCGATTGCAATGCGCCAGTCACCCAGCCGCCCCAAAGCTGCGCCCTGTTGGCCTCGCCGCTACCTACACCCAGCGCGCCAACGCCGACGCCTTCGGTAGTCCCAACCACGGCTATTTGCCCGTTTCCCACGCCCACCGCCGGACCATAG
- the rodA gene encoding rod shape-determining protein RodA has product MRVGIDRRLIYHFDWLVFFLTLAIAMVGLISVVSASQSEHHSFHALILRQAIWMTAGGVAMFAVVMFDYRALASYAYPAYLLVVGLLVAVSAIGQATGGSRRWLNLGLFTLEPSELAKLALILVLVRYLREEPPAGGMRLRHLIVPGLLFAVPAGLVLKEPDLGTMLTLALIFATIIFVAGLNLRTMAILMLAMGLAAPLAWHVLKPYQRQRVVSFLNPQSDPLGAGYHVIQSEIAVGSGGSWGKGFLKGTQARLNFLPEQTTDFIFSVYAEEFGFAGASLLLALYAGLVGRGLWIARHARDRFGALLALGLTAMMFWEATINIGMATGVLPVVGIPLPLVSYGGSSLIVLMAAMGLLISINTRRYLF; this is encoded by the coding sequence ATGCGCGTAGGGATCGACCGACGGCTGATTTACCATTTTGACTGGTTAGTCTTCTTCCTCACCTTAGCAATCGCGATGGTGGGTCTAATCAGTGTGGTCAGCGCCTCGCAGAGCGAGCATCACTCCTTTCATGCCCTGATTCTGCGACAGGCTATCTGGATGACGGCCGGCGGCGTCGCAATGTTCGCGGTAGTGATGTTCGACTATCGCGCCTTGGCTAGCTATGCCTACCCGGCCTACCTGCTGGTGGTTGGTCTCCTGGTCGCGGTCAGCGCCATCGGTCAGGCCACCGGCGGTTCGCGGCGCTGGCTTAACCTGGGCTTGTTCACCCTGGAGCCTTCCGAACTGGCCAAGCTGGCCCTCATCCTCGTGCTGGTGCGCTACCTGCGCGAGGAACCGCCGGCGGGAGGGATGCGTCTGCGTCACCTGATCGTGCCTGGCCTGCTCTTCGCTGTTCCCGCTGGCCTGGTACTGAAAGAACCTGACCTGGGCACGATGCTGACCCTGGCCCTGATCTTTGCCACCATTATCTTCGTCGCCGGGCTCAATCTGCGCACGATGGCGATACTGATGCTGGCGATGGGACTGGCGGCACCGCTGGCCTGGCACGTGCTCAAGCCCTACCAGCGCCAGCGGGTGGTCAGCTTTCTTAATCCTCAGTCCGATCCTCTGGGCGCCGGCTACCACGTAATCCAGTCGGAAATCGCAGTGGGTTCGGGCGGCTCGTGGGGCAAGGGGTTTTTAAAAGGAACTCAAGCGCGCTTGAATTTTCTTCCCGAACAGACCACCGATTTTATTTTCTCGGTCTATGCCGAGGAGTTCGGCTTTGCCGGTGCTAGCCTCCTGCTGGCACTGTACGCAGGATTAGTGGGGCGCGGGCTCTGGATCGCGCGCCATGCCCGTGATCGCTTCGGCGCGCTGCTTGCCTTGGGCCTGACCGCCATGATGTTCTGGGAGGCCACCATCAATATCGGGATGGCCACCGGGGTGCTGCCGGTAGTGGGTATTCCGTTGCCGCTGGTCAGCTACGGGGGCTCGTCGTTAATCGTATTGATGGCCGCGATGGGCCTCCTGATCAGCATCAATACCCGCCGCTACCTGTTCTGA
- the mrdA gene encoding penicillin-binding protein 2, whose amino-acid sequence MAILGGNGTRLAVPKLEPRLTFLALFMMLVLGGVALRLYNLQIIHSQQMRELANRNRIRNRRMPASRGLVYDRRHRLLVDTRPSFDALVVPEDAQDISTTIENLQRYLGDTSIADTLGAAEDQGRPAFEPVVVKERLNWDQVVAVEAHQLQLPGVSIQVTPRRRYLYGPLAAHLLGYVGEVSLQELKGLPGYHMGDDIGKFGLERGMEGLLRGVAGDQEIEVDAVGRRLRILNEKPEQPGASVILTLDLDLQQTAEEALGNRVGAVVALDPNSGAVLAMASHPSFDPNEFAAGLSSAQWRKITTDPSHPLENRVIQGVYPPGSTFKLVDTIAGLQDHLLNASTNFYCAGGLWFGNREYRCWRKQGHGDISLVRAIVESCDVFFYQAGQRLGVDRIAAWAHRLGLGEDTGIALAHERAGTIPSSQWKYQRFHERWYPAETLSVAIGQGYVGATPLQMAQLAAEIAANGVRYRPYFVQAVEGLDGRVIQTTTPQVESRIPLDATQNALLREAMCGVVNNPDGTGHAARLPGIVVCGKTGSAQVVKEAAGARTDAKHQPERFRDHAWFIAFAPRDNPQIAVACLIEHGGHGGSAAGPVVKAVLQKYFELYPPAQTPTGPTLSPVSAHSQPSVPAEQSE is encoded by the coding sequence ATGGCAATCCTTGGCGGTAATGGCACCAGGCTGGCTGTCCCCAAGCTTGAGCCGCGGCTGACCTTTTTAGCGCTCTTCATGATGCTGGTGTTGGGCGGCGTCGCCCTGCGGCTATACAATTTGCAGATCATCCACAGCCAGCAGATGCGCGAGCTGGCCAACCGCAATCGAATCCGCAATCGGCGCATGCCCGCCTCACGCGGCCTAGTGTACGACCGGCGCCATCGCCTGCTGGTCGACACCCGCCCCTCCTTCGACGCCCTGGTCGTGCCGGAGGACGCACAGGATATTTCCACCACCATCGAAAATTTGCAGCGCTACTTGGGCGACACCAGTATCGCCGACACCTTGGGCGCGGCCGAGGATCAGGGCCGGCCGGCCTTCGAGCCGGTGGTGGTCAAAGAGCGGCTTAACTGGGACCAGGTAGTTGCGGTGGAAGCTCATCAACTGCAGCTGCCCGGGGTCAGTATCCAGGTTACCCCGCGCCGCCGCTATCTCTATGGCCCTCTGGCCGCCCATCTTTTGGGCTATGTGGGCGAGGTCAGCTTGCAGGAACTCAAGGGGCTGCCCGGCTATCACATGGGCGACGATATCGGAAAATTTGGCCTGGAGCGCGGGATGGAGGGGCTATTGCGCGGGGTGGCCGGAGACCAAGAGATCGAGGTCGACGCCGTCGGGCGCCGCTTGCGTATCCTCAACGAAAAACCCGAGCAGCCCGGAGCCAGCGTCATCCTAACCCTCGATCTGGACTTGCAGCAGACTGCCGAGGAAGCGCTGGGGAATCGCGTGGGCGCGGTGGTGGCGCTGGATCCCAACAGCGGCGCAGTACTGGCGATGGCCAGCCATCCCAGCTTCGATCCCAATGAGTTCGCGGCCGGGCTGAGCAGCGCGCAATGGCGCAAAATCACGACCGATCCGAGCCATCCGTTGGAAAATCGGGTCATTCAAGGAGTCTATCCGCCCGGCTCGACCTTCAAGCTGGTCGATACCATCGCCGGTTTACAGGACCATCTGCTCAACGCCTCGACCAATTTCTACTGCGCGGGCGGTTTATGGTTCGGCAACCGTGAGTATCGCTGCTGGCGCAAGCAGGGGCATGGCGATATCAGTTTGGTACGCGCCATCGTGGAATCTTGCGACGTGTTCTTCTACCAGGCAGGCCAGCGCCTGGGCGTAGATCGGATCGCGGCCTGGGCCCATCGCTTAGGATTGGGTGAAGACACTGGCATCGCACTAGCTCACGAACGTGCGGGAACCATCCCCTCTAGCCAATGGAAGTATCAACGCTTCCACGAGCGCTGGTACCCAGCCGAGACGCTCTCGGTGGCGATCGGCCAGGGCTATGTCGGCGCCACCCCCCTCCAAATGGCGCAACTGGCCGCGGAAATCGCCGCCAACGGGGTTCGCTATCGCCCCTATTTCGTGCAGGCGGTCGAAGGGCTGGATGGTCGCGTGATTCAGACCACCACCCCGCAGGTCGAAAGCCGCATCCCATTGGACGCGACCCAAAACGCGCTACTGCGCGAAGCTATGTGCGGGGTGGTCAACAACCCCGACGGCACCGGTCATGCCGCGCGCCTGCCCGGTATTGTGGTGTGCGGCAAGACCGGAAGCGCGCAGGTCGTCAAGGAAGCAGCCGGTGCACGCACCGACGCCAAGCATCAACCCGAGCGCTTTCGCGACCACGCCTGGTTTATCGCATTCGCACCGCGCGATAATCCGCAAATCGCCGTCGCCTGTCTAATCGAACATGGCGGCCATGGCGGCAGCGCGGCGGGTCCGGTAGTCAAGGCCGTGCTCCAGAAGTATTTCGAACTCTATCCGCCCGCTCAGACTCCCACGGGCCCTACCCTGTCGCCGGTAAGCGCCCATTCGCAACCGAGCGTGCCGGCCGAACAGAGCGAGTAA
- the mreC gene encoding rod shape-determining protein MreC, with amino-acid sequence MQDSKGSFLRRNRVVLAGGILLLLAAHLVSSEVRQGDFLARPQAAALQAMRPIADTFSRATWSARDLLNHYLWLTSVARDNERLRQAVASMPALQTRLAELQRQNQQLAELLDLKDALQLTTVGAAVIGSDATGLSRSLIINQGTQAGVQPGMGVISVAGAVGKVLISGTSVARVLLLSDHNCAIDVFDQRSRARGIVSGLVDDGVVMRYVERTQDIQLGDTLVTSGLDGSFPRGVLVGYVRALVRKGPGLFINVAVRPAVDFRTLERVLVITQSPPHLDDPTQD; translated from the coding sequence ATGCAAGATTCAAAGGGCAGCTTTCTGCGCCGTAACCGGGTCGTCCTCGCCGGCGGGATCCTATTGCTGTTGGCTGCCCATCTCGTCTCCAGCGAGGTGCGCCAGGGCGATTTTCTGGCCAGGCCTCAGGCCGCCGCCCTGCAAGCGATGCGCCCGATCGCCGACACCTTCAGCCGCGCCACCTGGAGCGCGCGAGACCTGCTCAACCACTACCTGTGGCTGACCTCAGTGGCGCGCGACAATGAGCGCCTACGGCAAGCCGTGGCCTCGATGCCGGCTTTGCAGACCCGACTGGCCGAATTACAGCGCCAGAACCAGCAACTGGCCGAATTGCTCGACCTCAAAGACGCTTTACAATTGACCACGGTGGGCGCGGCGGTGATCGGCAGCGACGCGACCGGCTTGTCCCGCAGCCTGATCATCAATCAGGGCACCCAGGCCGGGGTGCAGCCTGGGATGGGAGTGATTTCCGTGGCCGGCGCGGTGGGCAAGGTTCTCATCAGCGGCACCTCGGTGGCCCGCGTCCTACTGCTATCCGATCATAATTGCGCCATCGACGTCTTCGACCAGCGCTCGCGCGCGCGCGGAATCGTCTCGGGCCTAGTCGATGACGGGGTGGTGATGCGCTACGTCGAGCGCACGCAGGATATCCAGTTGGGCGATACCCTGGTCACCTCCGGTCTGGACGGGTCTTTTCCCCGCGGCGTGCTGGTGGGGTATGTGCGCGCCCTGGTCCGTAAAGGACCCGGCTTGTTCATCAATGTGGCGGTGCGCCCAGCAGTCGATTTCCGCACCCTGGAACGAGTCTTGGTCATCACTCAAAGCCCGCCCCATTTGGACGACCCTACTCAGGATTAG
- a CDS encoding rod shape-determining protein codes for MFNSILGWFSNDLAIDLGTANTLIYVKGEGIVCNEPSVVAVQKDTRNARRVLAIGAEAKRMLGRTPGSIIAIRPLKDGVIADFEITENMLRYFIQKIHNRKTLVRPRIVICVPFGITAVEKRAVRESAESAGAREVYLIEEPMAAAIGAGLPITEPAGNMIVDIGGGTTEVAVISLSGVVFSRSVRVAGDKMDEAIIQHIKRKYNLLIGERTAELIKITIGSAYPGNEIQTMEIKGRDLVAGVPKTIEITDEEIREALMEPVHQVVESVRIALERTPPELASDIVDKGIVLAGGGSLLRNLDVLLREETGLPVTLADDPLTAVVMGAGKVLDELTLLRDVTVD; via the coding sequence GTGTTCAATTCAATCCTGGGCTGGTTTTCGAACGATCTGGCGATCGATCTGGGCACTGCCAACACCCTGATTTATGTTAAGGGCGAGGGCATCGTATGTAACGAACCCTCGGTGGTAGCGGTACAGAAGGACACCCGCAACGCGCGCCGGGTGCTAGCGATCGGGGCCGAGGCCAAGCGGATGTTGGGGCGCACACCCGGCTCGATAATCGCGATCCGGCCGTTGAAAGACGGGGTGATCGCGGATTTCGAAATTACCGAAAACATGCTGCGCTATTTCATCCAGAAGATTCACAACCGCAAAACTTTAGTGCGGCCGCGAATCGTTATCTGTGTCCCCTTCGGCATCACCGCGGTGGAAAAGCGCGCGGTGCGCGAGTCGGCCGAATCCGCCGGCGCGCGCGAGGTCTATCTGATCGAAGAACCGATGGCGGCAGCGATCGGCGCCGGCCTGCCCATCACCGAGCCAGCCGGCAACATGATTGTCGATATTGGCGGCGGAACCACGGAGGTGGCCGTGATCTCGCTCTCGGGAGTGGTCTTTTCGCGCTCGGTGCGGGTGGCAGGCGACAAGATGGACGAGGCTATCATCCAGCACATCAAGCGCAAGTATAACCTTCTCATCGGCGAGCGCACTGCCGAGCTTATCAAAATCACCATCGGGTCAGCCTACCCTGGCAATGAAATCCAGACCATGGAAATCAAGGGGCGTGACTTGGTGGCCGGAGTACCTAAAACCATCGAAATCACCGACGAAGAAATTCGCGAGGCCCTGATGGAACCGGTCCACCAAGTGGTCGAATCAGTGCGGATTGCGCTGGAACGCACCCCACCCGAACTGGCCTCCGACATCGTCGATAAGGGCATCGTCCTGGCCGGCGGTGGCTCGCTTTTACGCAACCTTGACGTCCTGCTGCGCGAGGAAACCGGATTGCCAGTCACCCTAGCCGACGATCCGCTGACCGCAGTGGTGATGGGTGCGGGCAAGGTACTTGATGAACTCACGCTGCTGCGCGATGTTACGGTGGACTAA